TATATCACAAAGTCAATGGATGCCACGATAAAAACTCCGAGGTATCCACCCTCAAAAAGCGAACGAGGCAGACAGCTCATACTACCTCGTTCGCAATCTCCAAGGAGGTATTGATATGATTAGAAAGATCATCAAAATCGACGAAACAAAATGCAACGGTTGCGGCGCGTGCGCGATTGCCTGCCACGAGGGCGCGATCGAAATGATAGACGGCAAAGCAAAACTGACTCGCGAAAATTATTGCGACGGGCTCGGCGATTGTCTGCCTGTCTGCCCGATGGATGCGATCACGTTTGAAGAGCGCGAAGCACCTGCTTACGACGAAGCGGCAGTGCTCGCAGAGAAAGCGAAGAAAGAAGCACAGTCAGCTCCGCTTCCCTGTGGATGCCCCGGCACAGCGGCGAAAAGTATTGCCCGAACCGAGCCAAAACAAGAATTACCGACATTCATGGAAAGCCAGCTCAGACAATGGCCTGTACAGATCAAGCTGGTATCGGTACAAGCCCCGTATTTCGACGGCGCAGATGTGCTGATCGCGGCAGACTGCACCGCATATGCGTATGCGAACTTCCATCAGACATTTATGAGCGACCGTATCACACTGATCGGTTGTCCGAAGCTCGATATGGTCGATTACCGAGATAAACTCTCGCAGATTTTCGCTCTCAACGATATTAAGAGCGTCACCGTAACACGCATGGAAGTCCCTTGCTGCGGC
This DNA window, taken from Selenomonadales bacterium, encodes the following:
- a CDS encoding 4Fe-4S binding protein, whose product is MIRKIIKIDETKCNGCGACAIACHEGAIEMIDGKAKLTRENYCDGLGDCLPVCPMDAITFEEREAPAYDEAAVLAEKAKKEAQSAPLPCGCPGTAAKSIARTEPKQELPTFMESQLRQWPVQIKLVSVQAPYFDGADVLIAADCTAYAYANFHQTFMSDRITLIGCPKLDMVDYRDKLSQIFALNDIKSVTVTRMEVPCCGGMEMAVKDAITASGKDIPCRIVTISIDGKILN